A segment of the Mercurialis annua linkage group LG4, ddMerAnnu1.2, whole genome shotgun sequence genome:
GACTAAAATTTATTGTAAGtttatttaacataaaaataaatttagagttagaataaaatttgttttatatttcattaaaataaaattgtattaaattaatttttaataatgaaccaatttgattaaatttaatcATGGAAAAGGAGAGATAGGGAAGtgaataattaataaatgaataaaGATTCAATCCAGGTCTCGAGTTTGTATTTCGTGATAAGTaagtatttttttagttaattagatcttcaaatttgttttttcggggtcattttaagcaatttataaCTTTACCAGTGAATTAGGTTCCCAAACTCTCTTAATTAcacaaatttgaaaatttaattgatccaaaataaataaaatatatttatttgatcGGAGAGAGGGGCTTGTTAATTGATGAAGGAAAGTAGAAATGGGGGAATATGAGTTGAATATTGAGATTTGGGGAAAAGTAGTGAATTAAATGAAAAGTATGGGGGTGATAGTAATTATCCAAGGAAAGGGATTGAAGCAGGAGATGGAGGTTGAGACCACATAAAATCGTGAGTCGGCCGCAGAGAGAGGTTAGATAATCGAAAAGACAAGGAAAGCTCACATACACAGAGAGCTGTGCcgtttttatttaatgaaataGAAAAGAGAAGCCCATTCTGAGTTCTGAGTTCTGAGTTCTGAGTTTGGTTTGGATCAAATAAGGGAGATGGAGTCATCGTCGTCGTTGTCGACGGTGGAAGAGGAGGTGGGAAGAGTGGTGGAGCAGGCGAAGCAGCTGCAAGAATCAGCGGCATCTCTGATTGCTAGCTCATCTAACGAAGAGCAATCGCTCCGGCAGAGAGCTCTGCTGCTGGATTCTTCTATCCGTAGATGCCGTTCCCTTCTTCTCCACTCTACTAACCTCGACACCAACCTTTCTCACAAGGTGAAATCACCTCTCTCTACTggtcttaattttattatttcatttttattaatcaaTTCAATCGCAGCAGCTCGAAGAAGATTTGGAGAGAGCCAGATGTGTGCTGGTCGATGGAGATGCCTCTGCTTTTCTTCCTAATAAACCTCACGGTATCTTTGTTTCATGGAATAACTATACTTGGCTCCTTTGCTTAGGTTCATGTCCAAAGCCTATAAATTGATGTAAATGAATGAATTGCAGGCAGGGTGCTGAGAATGTTCCTGGGGCCAATTAATGTGCGCGCCTCTCGCAAAGACGTGCAATTGAAGGTGAAAGAGGAGTACAACAGTTACAGAGACAGAACTGCGCTTCTCTTCCTTCTATTTCCATCTCTTCTCCTTATTCTCCGATCTTCCCTCTGGAACGGTTGTTTGCCCACCTTCCCCGTCCAACTCTACCAGGTAGCTCCCTTTCTCTTCTCATTTTCATTACTAACTTTCACTCATTTTCATCTCACTCTCTTCCTTTCCTTTCAGGCGTGGCTTTTGTTCCTCTACACTGGCCTGGCCTTACGTGAAAATATTCTTAGAGCCAATGGAAGTGATATTCGTTCTTGGTATATTCTGCTTCTCTCCATTCCTATCAACTTTACTTGTTACTTTCACTTCATTGCCATATATTTTACTTAGCTGTTCTATCAAAACCCTTCTTTCCCACTTTTATCAAACACATACACATTGCTTTTGCTATATGCATACCACAGCATTGCCAAAACTGCATCCaattctttctttgttttttcaaaaactctgttttttttcttcatctcTTGCATTTTACTATCTTTATTACTTATATTTTTCTGCTCAATATGCTGGCAAACATTTTGAGATGCTAAGGTCATGAttctatgtttttaaatttattttggttcTTGTCATTACATATGCGTATGTAGGTACAGATACATGCATGTAGTGCATAAAAAGCATTTAAAACACAAATCACATTTTTTGATTTAGTGGGTATTCTTCTTGTTTGCAGTTTCCATTTAGAATGTCATGTTAGGATACAGCTCAACACTAAAATGTTTTTCATGTCTGGTTTTAGTGAGATTATAGGCTAGTGATTATGCCTACGGTTTTATGATtatcttcttttattttatgttgCTTTTTTCCTTTTCATGTTTGTCAATCTTATTACAATTACTATCCTGCATTTCATGATGAAGTTGATTGACAAAAATATAATGTCTACATAAAGAAGAGTAGTAAGGTTTAGAACTTGAGATACTTTACCCGCTTTTGCAGGTGGATATATCATCACTACTGTGCTATGATTATGGCTCTTGTTAGTCTCACATGGGAGATTAAAGGACAACCGAATTGTGCCCAGAAGCAGGTTACATGCACTATCTGCTAGTTGAATTTGCGCTTTACACGATTATTGACAACTTAAAAAATTGTGCAGAGAGGGGTTCAGCTTTTCTTGCAATGGGCTATGATGCAAGGAGTTGCAATGCTTCTACAGAACAGATATCAACGTCAAAGACTTTATACTCGTATTGCGTTGGGAAAGGTTCcacttttcaaattattttatgcGCTGCAAagtctattaatttttttttgtatttgatgGCCTACTTAGgctttgattttttcttttaatcaaTTGCATCTTGCATAGCAACAGCCATATGGAATTGCGTTGTGCAGGATTTTGATTACAGTAACTTACATACTAAAAGGAAATGGCTAACTCAATTTCAGTTTCATTCTTATTATAGGCTAAGAGAATGGATGTTGTCTGGGGTGAAACAGCTGGAGTGGATGGCCAATTGTGGATTTTGTGCCCAATTCTATTCGTTTTGCAGGTGATTCAAGCTGCCTTTTACTGCTTCTAAGATCGATAGATGTAAAGTTCATTTATGTttatactattttattaaaGCCTAATTATGTGGTTTCATTTTGCTGGTAAAAAATATTTGTTCCTACAATAATATTTATATGCTCTATATATTGTCTATGACATTCCacattttgaaatttgaaaatgaaaaatctgaGATTATGCCCGGGAATTAATGAAGCAAAGAATGGATATTTGAGTCTTTGTTGCTGCAGTCAAACTTCAGAATAAAAGATCTATATAAACATTTCAACAAAAATCTATTTAACATTATTTTCCCACAGAACATGTGAGGTTTAATTGATGTTCTCTTCCTTTGATAAGCTTGATGCAAACTTGAGGAGGTTGGTTATTTTGTTTCTTTGGTTGTATgtaatcttattatttttgtctACTCTTTGATAGGGTTTTGAGGCATATGTTGGACTACAGCTGCTCAGGACTGCATTTGCAAGGGTTGTCACCGAATGGCAGGTAAGAATACACTGTTTTGTCCTCCTTTTTGGGGTTTCTGAAGTTTGTTTTCTATTATGACTGTAGCAGCATGCATTTCTTGAATAATGCTGTTTCTGGCAGGTAATATTCTGTGGGATACTTTTGGTTTTTATGGCGGCGGGGAACTTCTTTAATACAGTGCAGACGCTAATGGCAAAGtcgagatttaaggcaaaaatGAAAAGAAGCAAGAGCAAGCAGGAATTGGATTGAGTAAGGCAATTCCTAATTGTCAGGatcaaatttttggattttctGTTGAGAAAGTTTTGTTAGGTTGCATTTGGGCCATTGCAAAAAATTTGATGATAATGCTGTTCATTTCTGGCGTCCCATCCTCCTGATCTGATCATTTAGCTAGCTTGGCGTCAGTAGAATTGTGTTAATAATATGCAAATTAACGTTTCAGTATAACAGTGCATTTTTCTCTCTTGGGTGAtgattttacttttataaatgCGACAAGTTTAAGTTTTTTGCAAGATGTTTTACATTTCCACCTAGGGGCGTgaattcggtttttcggttctcAAGAATTTGAAAAGCTCAaaactttgacaaaaaaatcgGTTCGCTTTTAGCGAAATAGGAAAAGGatatatcttttttaaaattttactcaaaaaataaaaataaaatgaaaaaaattgaaagattgaattaaaaaaatcaaagttaaTGCCAAATTATAATGTCTTATATGCTATAGTaaaatggtttttttttaataatagtaatttcaaaagaaaattggGTTTTTGTTTTTCGGTTTTCTAAAACTTAAAACTGAATTGAATGTATGAAAAAATCACAACTTTAAAATTGAACCGGCTAttttggttggatgtttggtttagttttttgCACATCCCtatttggctaataatcacccatggcacctcaactttaggggtacgggcgctaaaccccctaatgtttaaaaacgggcgctaaaccccctgaactttgaggcggcgttcactaaaccccttttggacgaaatatgaccaaaatacccctggcgccgtttttttggtcaactgactttttttcaaaaaaaatctgacaTTGTCACATCAGCTACCACGTCAataaaataccttaaaaatttcaaacacccaaaatacccctaatttgatttagaaaaagacaaaaaaataaatcaacccAATCTAAATCAAAAGATTAACTCAACACCCGACCGGACCACACCGAAaaatttttccggtcatcttctccgttgaagatgaccggaaaaattttccggtcatcttccggatctgttcctcaagaggaacagatctgtcgccggatctgttcctcatCGTCGTctgttcctcagtgaggaacgatctgttcctcagttgAGGAATAGATCCCGGCGGCGGCGGTGGTTAtggtggcggcggcggcggcggttgtGGTGGCGGTTCGGGTGAAAGTGGTTTGGTTGGATGTCATTGGGTTGATTTGATTGGGTTGGgtgttttaggggtattttatgtgttttaattttttagggtagtttggtgacgtggcagctgacgtggcgccactatttatttatttattttttgaaaaaaagtcagttgaccaaaaaaacggcgccaggggtattttggtcatatttcgtccaaaaggggtttagtgagcgccgcctcaaagttcagggggtttagcgcccgtttttaaacatcagggggtttagcgcccgtacccctaaagttgaggcgacatgggtgattattagcctccCTATTTCCACCAAAGAAATTCGTCTTTTGGTACTAGACCTGTTCACGGGATTGGGTACCCGCCCAAACCCGTCAGATCCCGATATTTAGGGCCGGGCTTGGATAATGATTTTTTGTCTCAAGCCCGGTTCGAGTCCGAGTGCGAAGAAAGCCGCTATTTTATAGGCGGgtcgaacttttatttttatagatattGCATAAGTCCGTCCAAACCATTAGGAACAGATTTAGGTAGGAAATACAAAGTCCGAGTCAGGCTCGAGCCTTGCTTGaacttgtataaaaaaattagaggaAATTACGCCATTtaccgaaaaaaataaaaataattataaaactacATATTggcttttttcatttacaaaaatattaataatatttacaaatgtacaaaaaaataaaaaaaatatcaaacatacggtgtatactgtgggtataatgtcagtatactaataaactaacattatatcaacagtataccaaaattataccaacattatacatactgagattttattaatattaaataaaaatttaccaaaattacatcaaatcgtatattaaaaattaaactaataatataccaaaattataccaacagtataccaagagtgaacacatcaaaatatactgaatttttattattacatcaacattacaccacatcgcatactaaatattaaccgaacaatatactaaattataccaacaatatacaaattctctagttcattaccaactatagtgaaaaatagatataaaaataattatacaattttatcaactagaaaatatatataaaaatttataatcaatataccaaaaatatactgaaattataccaataataaaccaaatattatttttaaattatctgatttatagttttaatattccaaaattataccataattataccgacattatacaaatcgtacttttgtaattaattttcattttttggtacttttgtaattaattttaaatcagtcgtatttttgtaaataaaaaaaatttacaggtacttttgtaaatatttataaaattttaggtacttttgtcatcgtccctaaaaattaaaatgtccaACTGGCCCGGGCCGAGCTTGGCCCATGAACAAGTCTTGATGCCCGTAACAAAATCGTCCCTTTGTCTCTAGCAGGAACGGTAACGGGTATCCTATTCTCATGTGTTTTTCTTGGTACTCTAGTTTAATAGAGTtgtccttttttattttattttttacttcaaAACCCTTGCTCAATTTTAGCAAATAATAAttcttgaaattaattttatttatattactcTTATTTAATATCTCTAGTCCCAAAATGATAATTCATTTGAAATTTTGGACAAATATAAAATGTggttaaatttgttattttatctAAGTTTTTATTATCGTtctttaacaatttttaaaaggtttaatggcgaaaaagccaaatatttacgacttgttacaatttaagtcaaaccttttaatttttgtaataatagccaaattgcatCTTGTTGTTGCGATACTAgctctttttatgtttttgaattttttgccacttcttgtgacttttagtatattattattcatgaaaaaattataataacttaatattttaattgaaaacaacaagtttgaccaccaatttgactattattgcaacaaaaaaatgcaatttgactgttattacaaaaattagaagatttggtttaaattgtaacaagtcgtaaatgtttggttttttttttaccgTTAGACCTTTTTAAAactttcgcattacgtgctatgcacgtggctcgtaacgtaactcgtcaatgtacatattagtaaatttattataattttatcaattttttatttataattaatattaaattacttaataatttttgtaaacgtaaatataatatattcggttattaaatttttttccatactgaatttattctttatttggttttataataaccgtaattaaataattaatttaattttattaataatatctttaaaaataataagatataaatttaaataataatatattgaccaaatacagtattttaattttgtagttaaatcaaactaaaatataggtattcctactaatttggagacaatttagttattttttacatactaaaaactaaattggagataatttaactacctattctaattaggactttaattacaatagtgatcaattaaataactaattagttaatgagtataaaacctttatttagtaataaattaaaaaggattattcagtaaatttgtccgTCCCCCCCCCCCacctccatccgtgcttttatatatagtatggATA
Coding sequences within it:
- the LOC126678149 gene encoding uncharacterized protein LOC126678149 isoform X1 translates to MESSSSLSTVEEEVGRVVEQAKQLQESAASLIASSSNEEQSLRQRALLLDSSIRRCRSLLLHSTNLDTNLSHKLEEDLERARCVLVDGDASAFLPNKPHGRVLRMFLGPINVRASRKDVQLKVKEEYNSYRDRTALLFLLFPSLLLILRSSLWNGCLPTFPVQLYQAWLLFLYTGLALRENILRANGSDIRSWWIYHHYCAMIMALVSLTWEIKGQPNCAQKQRGVQLFLQWAMMQGVAMLLQNRYQRQRLYTRIALGKAKRMDVVWGETAGVDGQLWILCPILFVLQGFEAYVGLQLLRTAFARVVTEWQVIFCGILLVFMAAGNFFNTVQTLMAKSRFKAKMKRSKSKQELD
- the LOC126678149 gene encoding uncharacterized protein LOC126678149 isoform X2, with translation MESSSSLSTVEEEVGRVVEQAKQLQESAASLIASSSNEEQSLRQRALLLDSSIRRCRSLLLHSTNLDTNLSHKLEEDLERARCVLVDGDASAFLPNKPHGRVLRMFLGPINVRASRKDVQLKVKEEYNSYRDRTALLFLLFPSLLLILRSSLWNGCLPTFPVQLYQAWLLFLYTGLALRENILRANGSDIRSWWIYHHYCAMIMALVSLTWEIKGQPNCAQKQRGVQLFLQWAMMQGVAMLLQNRYQRQRLYTRIALGKFHSYYRLREWMLSGVKQLEWMANCGFCAQFYSFCRVLRHMLDYSCSGLHLQGLSPNGR